A segment of the Sphingobacterium oryzagri genome:
AACACGACATTTACCCGCCCAAAATTTTCGAACTCAACTGATCTTTATGCAAACTGACAACCTGAGTAATAAGAATAGATTAATCTGATCAACCTACTGCAGACTGATAGTTTACAGTTCTGTAGAGGGATCGTGATGCTGCCTTGCGGTTACTAAAGATACGGGCGCACAGGAGAAAATGCACGGCAATAGTAATTGGTTTCAATCCGTCTAAAGAAACACTGAATTACGTAAAAGGTACAAGATTAACAGCCGTGCTATACAAATAAGCAGAATCAGATAACCACTACCCAATATTCACCGGATAATACACCGAGCCAAACTGATCGAAATCCGTCAACTTGATTTCTTCGGAAAAAATACCGTATACAGACGAGCCCGAGCCAGACATACTAGCGTACAAAGCTCCCTGCTCATACAGTGCCAGTTTAATTGACCTGATCAACGGGTACTGCTCAAACAAACCGTCTTCAAAATCATTCTTTATAGAGAACTTCCATTCTTGCACCGGAAGTCGAATCAAATCACGCAAATCGTGCGCAGAAGCACGCGGCGCCACCTGCCGATAAGCCTCAGCCGTGCCGATATGCAACGCAGGCTTCACCAATACCAAATACTTATCTGAAAGATCCAGCGTGCAGGGCGTGAGATCTGTACCCGTGCCGCTCGCATAAGCGGGCACATTATCGACAAAAAAAGGACAATCAGCACCCAGCTTTGCCGCTTCCAAAATCAAATCTTCTGACGTAAGGCCCAAGGAAAACTGTTCGTTGAGCATCTTCAACACAAAAGCCGCATCTGCCGAACCGCCACCGAGACCTGCACCAAAAGGAATCTGCTTATGCAGGTGTATATGCACAGCGGGCAACGAAAAACGTGCAGCCAGTAATCTGTATGCTTTCAGACATAAATTGTCATCCGCCACGGGCAAATCCATTCCGGTAATTTCCAAACTGCTGGTTGTCGACGTATTTTCGGTCAGCTCGATAATATCATATAGCGGAAACGGGTAAAAAATCGTTTCCAATTCATGGTAACCGTCTGGCCGCTTTGCCGTGATGTTCAGACCAATATTAATTTTAGCGTTTGCGTAAGAAATCATATACAATAATAGCGAAAACTCGCTTAGCTTACCCGCGCTAAATAAGACTTTGTTTAAAAGAGCCTGAGTTTGTAACTTGCAGCATCGGAAGCGCGCATATATGATTCGTCTAACACTTGTATTTTTTATCTTACTTTGTTTCGGAAACACCTTTGCACAAGGTATTTCCACGATCGGCTCACCCCATGTACAAAACTTTACGAAAGCACAGTACAAAGCCGGTAACCAAAACTGGAGCATTGCGCAAGGACAAGACGGAATACTTTATGCGGCAAACAATAACGGCCTGGTCACATTTGACGGTGCCTATTGGGAGCTTCACCCGCTAGCCAACCGCAATTTTGTGCGAAGCGTGGCGGTGGCTAAAAACGGAGATATCTATGTAGGCGGAAAAGAAGAGTTTGGCTACTTCAAAAAAGAAAATGGCCGACTACGCTACTACCGTGTATCGCATCTTGTCGAGCCCGAAATACTGGAGAATGACGAAATATGGAAAATATTGTTTACCAAAGATGCTGTGATCTTTCAATCTTTTTCCAAGTTTTACCGCTACAAAGACAATAAGGTAGATGTGCAATATGGCGCTGGAGAGCCTTTCCTCTTTGCCCATCAAGTAAACGAGCATATCTGGATGGAGCGTATTCCTTCGGGCCTCGAAAGCTGGTCGACACGTGGCTTTAGTCCGATAAAAAGTAAGCTGAGCAATGTGCTCAGTATCTTGCCTTTCAGCGAGGGACAATATCTCGTAGGTACGGCTAAAGATGGTTTGTACCTGCTTTCCGAAAACGGCGACGTTAGCCCGTGGAAAACCGATGCACCGATCAGCAAGTTGTTAAAAGAAGCACAGCTCAACAACGGTGTACGCATCAGCAACGATCTATATGCTTTTGGGACGATAAAAAACGGTATTTTTATTATCAACAAGCAAGGCCATGTGCTGCAGCATGTGCATAAACGCAACGGCCTACAAAACAACACCGTGTTGAGCATGACGCTCGACAAACAAGGTAATCTATGGGCGGGCCTGGATAACGGCATTGACCGCATCGAAATCAACGCTCCTTTCTTTTATTATAAAGATATCTATGGCGAACTGGGAACGGTGTATGCGATTAAAGTATTTCAGGATCGCATTTACCTCGGTACAAATCAGGGATTGTTTTCTAGCGCCTGGCGACCTGGCGATGCACTGAACACGCTGAAGCTGGCATTTATTCCGGGTTCGCAAGGACAGGTATGGCGTTTGGATGTACTCAACAATCAATTAATTTGCGGCCACAACGATGGTACATTTTTAGTCGAAAACAACAGCTTGCGCCGTATATCGAGCTATACCGGCGGCTGGACAAACGTACAGTTGCCAACGGCAAACCAGCTGTTTTTACAGGGAAATTATACCGGACTTGCGCTTTTTGAGGATCAGGCAACCTGGCAACTGCGCAAAAAGTTTGACGAACCAAAATCTGCAGTCATTAGTGTGGCGCACAAAGAAGGAAATCAATTTTGGGTGGTATTCAACAACGCTCTACAACTTATTGCCTTCCATCCGGATTACCTGAACTTCCAAACGAGGAAGACGTTTTCTTTTGCAAAAGACTTTCCACAGGTGCAATGGATTACGCCCTTCTCGCTGCAGGGAAACAACATATTTGCGACCGATAAGGGTATTTTTGTTTACGATGATGTGCTGGCGAAATTTCAATCGTACACGGAGCTGAACAACACATTGGGCTCATACGCAAATGCTAAACGTATACTGTCGGTAGGCAGCAACAGCTATATCTTTGCCAACGAAGGTAAATTTGCGCGGGTAGACTTTACACAGCAAGAGATTAAGGTGGATTCATCCAGCTTAAAAAGCTTGCAAGATATGGTCATGAAAAACTACGAGGTCGTTGAGCCGCTGGGCAACAAGCTGCTGATAGGACTGGATAACGGCATTGCTATTTACGACAAAAGCTACCGAAGCAAGCAAAAGGTCGTAGCACCTATTATCAAAACTATACAGGACATGGCCACGACGATCGATACTATACAGTACCTCGATTGGACACAGGCTTTCTCTAATAAGCAAAATAACCTGCGGATAGCATTCTCCTCGCCGTGGTACAGTAACAGTCCGCTACACTACCAATACATCCTGGAAGGCTACCAAAGTGAATGGTCGCACGCCAGCGAAATTCCTTATATCGACTTTACCAACCTCAGCACTGGCAGCTATACTTTTAAGGTGCGAGCCATCACGGTGGATGGCGATATGTCTGAAGTTTCGGCGATCAGCTTTCAAATCGCTCCTCCCTGGTATTTGCAGTGGCCAGCACTCGTGGCCTACCTGGTGTTATCGGCCATCCTCTTTGTTGTCGCCCGCAGATTGGTTATCGAAAAGATAAAACGTGACAAATTAGCCATCAGCTCTAAATTGCAACAACGCCAGGAAGAAGCTTTACGCAAGGAGACGGAACAAAATGAGAAAAAGCTGATGGCGTTAAAAAACACACAACTTACGCAAGAGCTGGAAGCTAAAAACAGGGAGCTGGCTAATGCGGCGACCAACATTGTTTATAAAAACGAGTTGCTCAATAACCTCAACGAGGAACTGCTCAACCTGAAAGACCGCGATGGTAAGAAACTTTCAGCGGATCAATTGCAGCGGGTGAATAAGCTAATTGATAATGCCCGAAGCGACGAACGCGACTGGGACCTTTTCGAAAAGAGCTTTAATGAGTCGCATGAGAATTTCTTTAAAAAACTCAAAACCGATTACCCGGAACTCTCGCCTAATGATCTAAAATTATGCGCCTATCTTCGGCTAAACATGTCAAGCAAGGACATGGCATCACTCATGAATATTTCAACGCGCGGAATCGAAGTTAGACGTTACAGACTGCGCAAAAAATTCAACCTTCCGACCGAAAAAAACCTCAGCGAATTCCTGCTGGAGCTGTAAAAACACTACTACAACACTACTACATCATCATAGTGTAAACGAAACACTATGTAAAAGAATTTGAGCAATCACTCACCACAATCAACACATTGATTATCAAAATTTTGAACCCCACAAAAACACTTCAATGTAGGGGGAATTTTTCCATGAAGTAGTAATGTGAAATCAAATAATTTCGGGCTTGAACGAATACATCACATCTTTGTTATAATTATAAACGCTGTGTTACGATAACCAGTTATTGTTTCATAACTATAAACTAAACAAACAACTAGCTCTATGAGGAAGTTATTACTTTTCTTATTCTTAACCGCTACCCTATCATTTGGGTATGCACAGGTTAAAACTGTCACCGGCATAGTAAAAGACAGCCAATCGTTGGTCGTCTTGCCAGGCGTGACAGTGTCTGCAAGTAGCGGACAAAATACCCAGACCGATGCCGAAGGAAATTTTACGATTGAAGCGGGCGCTTCAGACAAATTAACCTTCCGCTTTATCGGTTACACCGCGCAAACGCTGGCGGTGGGCAATCAAACTACGTTAGACATATTTCTGGTTAACGAAGATCGTTCATTAGAAGAAGTGGTGGTTATTGGTTACGGTACTGCCCAAAAACGCGATTTAACTGGATCTATAGCGCAAATTAAAGGTTCGGAAATTGTAGATCGCCCGGGTACAAATCCGGTAGCCAATCTACAAGGTAAAGTAGCCGGCTTGCAAGTAACCAACTCCGGCCGTCCAGGACAAGAGCCAGATGTACGTATCCGAGGAACAAACTCTATCAATGGTTACAGACCTCTTTACGTTGTTGATGGTCTCCTGAATGACAACATCAATTTCTTAAACCCCAACGACATTGAAAGCATTGAAGTATTAAAAGACCCTTCGTCGCTAGCGATTTTCGGTGTGCGCGGTGCAAACGGTGTTATTGCTGTAACAACAAAACGAGCAAAAAATGGCCAGCTAAATTTTGAATTCAGCTCTAGAATTGGCATAAAAGATGTTGGTCACCGGATGGATTTGACCAACGCAGCACAATTTAGAGAGCTTTACAACGAGCAGCTAGTTAATCAAGGTAATACTCCTTATGATTACACATTTTGGAATGCCGACACCGACTGGCAGGATCAGATCTTTCGCAACGGTATCATTAACTACAATAATTTAAGTGTTACCGGTGCTACAGAACGGAATAGCTTTAGAATGGGCATAGGCTATAACTACGACGAGGGGGTAATAAACCATGAACGACATAACCAATTAACCTTAAATCTAAGTGATGAACTTAAAATCACCGATAGATTTCGTACTGGGATTGTCTTTAACGGTTACCGATCGCAATTGCCGCAACAGCGGAATGTATTTGGGGCAATTTTAGCCGCGCCTATTGCACCGGTTTTCAACCAGGAGTACGGACTTTACCACAGCATGCCCGACTTTCAACGCGGACAAGTCAACAATCCACTTGTACCGATTGAAGAGCGAAAAAACACCTATATCGCGAACAACTATAGAGTGGTAACAAATGTATATGGTGAATTTGACATTTTGAAAAGTCTCTCCTTCCGGGTAAACTTATCCGCAGATTACGGCTTTAACCAAATCAGAAGTTATGATGGCCTCGTATCGGTTTATAACCCAGACATTGTAGGAGATGATAAAAGAGAACGTGTTGACAATTTACTTACCGCTGTTAACCAAGAACAAAACAAACATTATAAATACCAAACGGATTGGTTATTAAACTATAAAAATAATTTTGGGAAACATAATCTGCAAGCTACACTGGGATACACAACTTACATGCAGGGTGTAGAAGTGATCTCAGGTAGAAGAACGCAAGGTTCAGGTCTTGAAATTCCGAACGATCCAGACTATTGGTATACCGGTATTGGCGATGTGAGTACACAAACAGGAACCGGTACCGCATCAGAATACCGCACCCTCTCCTACTTGGCACGCGGTATCTATAACTACGATTCTAAATACCTTTTAAATGCCTCTTTCCGTAGAGATGGAAGTTCTGCTTTTGCTAGAGGAACATCGGCATGGCAAAACTTCTACGCATTAGGCGCTGCATGGGTGGTGACTAATGAAGCATTTATGGCTGATCAAAACATCTTTAACAATTTGAAGCTTAAAGGATCTTGGGGTACATTAGGTAATCAAAATGTGGGCGATAACAGGTATCCGATGTATCCGCAACTGGTGGAAAATAGCTCTGCTGTTTTCGGAAATTTATTATTTCCTGCGTACGGCCCATCCTACATACCAGACGCAAACTTGCGCTGGGAAGTGGTAAAAAGTTGGGAAGCGGGTTTTGAAGCGGCTACATTTAACAACAGGTTGAATATTGAAGCGGTCTACTACAGAAAAAACACAGACGGTGTCTTAGTGACGGTGCCCGGTATTGCAGGCAGCCTTCCAGGGTTGAGCAATCTTGGAAACATCGAAAATAAAGGCTTAGAGGCATCGGCAAACTGGAATCAACAAATTTCCGACGATTTCAATTTCCGTGTGGGTGCTAACATAACTACGGTTAGCAACCGTGTTATTTCGCTTTCTACAAGCGGTTACGACATCATCAATGGTCCATCAAGAACAACAGCAGGACAACCTGTAGGTTACTTTTGGGGATATGTACATGATGGAATTTTTCAAACAGAAGCGGAAATCGCACAAGCAGCAACCAATGGATTGGGTGGCGGCGCATTCAGACCTGGAGACATTAGATTTAGCGATATTAATGGCGATGGCGTCATCAACACCGACGATAGAACGATGATCGGAAACCCGACACCAGACTTCTTTTACGGTCTATCCCTTGGTGCAGCATATAAAAGATTTGATTTAAACTTAGAGTTTCAGGGCGTACATGGCAATGATATCATGCGTACATGGAATCAAAATCAATTCGCTACGTATAATTTCCTTGCTGACCGATTACAGCGATGGAACGGACCTGGCACGAGTAACTGGGAACCAATAGTACACGAAGGAAGAGCAAACAACAGACAGTATTCGACCTATTTTATCGAAGATGGTAGTTTCTTCCGCCTGCGCGACATTACGTTAGCATACTCTTTCCCGCAATCAACGATCAGTAGCCTAAAGCTAACCAATCTTCGGTTATTCTTGAATGCACAGAATGCTATCACCTGGTCCAAAAATTCTGGATTCACGCCTGAAATAGGTGGTAGCGCAACATCGTTTGGTGTAGACAGTGGAACATATCCAGTACCAGCTATTTATACATTCGGCGTAAACATCAATTTTTAATTTAAGCGATTAGTGAAATGAGAAAGATAAACAACACCTATATAAAAACATTAACCGCCGCCGTATTGGTAAGCTTATTCGCAAGCTGTAGCACGGATTGGCTAGACATAAAACCTAAAGGACGGTTTACCGAAGACGATTTGCCTGCAGGTTCCCTGGAAGGTCAAGTATTTGCAGCCTATGCAGGTTTGCGAAGTGAAGGCACAAGCGGGCTTCCGTATATTGCGGCTCACAACATCAGAGCTGATGATGCGATGGTAGGCAGTAGTCCGGGAGACTTTGCCGCTGCCAGCCCTATCTACGATGATTTTAACTATCCATTGACCCATTGGTTAACGAACAATTACTGGACGGATCATTATGCACTGATAAACTTAACAAATAATGTATTGGCCGCGGCAGACTCGATTGAGACCGTTACCGATATCACCGCATTAAATGTAGGTGAAGCAAAATTTCTACGTGCATGGGCCTATTTTAACATGGTACGAACTTTTGGCGAAGTACCGCTTATCGATTTCCGTATTGAGGATCAAGCATCTGCCAACGTGCCAAAATCGACTATCGCGCAAATTTATACGTTGATCGATGCCGATTTACGAGACGCAATAGCTGTATTGCCGGAAACATGGGACAATTTCCCTGGTCGTGCAACAAAAGGCAGTGCGCTTGCTGTTCAAACAAAAACATTTATGGCTAGACAACGTTACGCCGACGCCCTAAATGCTAGTATGCAGATCATCAACTCGGGCGTCTATGATCTGAGTGTACCCTACAATATGATCTTTAGAGAAGAGAGTGAAAATAGTAAAGAATCTGTATTTGAAGTTCAGGCATTGTCTGACGGCGTGCAAGATTTCGGAATCACGTATGCGAACAGACAAGGTGTGAGAGGATCAGGCGAGCTCGATTTGGGGTGGGGATGGAATGTTCCTAATGATAGACTAGTGAACGCTTTTGAAGAAGGTGATCCTCGGAAAGATGTAACGCTGCTCTATAGTGGACAAGCAAACGCACCTTATGGCGAAATTTTACCGTCGAATTTACCGAGAGCATACTGGAATAAAAAAGTTTATACGAACCCCGCTTTAAGAAGACAATATGGTAGCCGCTCAGGCAACTGGTTTAATTTTAGAGTTATTCGTTATGCAGACATCGTACTTCTTGCAGCCGAAGCCGCAAATGAAGTAGGTGGCGAAGCTAACACCGTGATCGCACTGAATTATTTAGAGCAAGTGAGATCGAGGGCTAGAGGAAATAATGCATCGGTTTTGCCGAGAGTGACAACAACAGACCAGGTGCAATTACGAGCAGCCATACGCCACGAAAGACAAGTCGAGCTGGGTATGGAAAATGAGCGATTCTTTGATTTGGTTCGCTGGAATATAGACGTAGAAACCATGCAAGCTGCAGGACATACAAATTATCAGCTCCGCAATCGTTACTTCCCCATTCCGCAACCCGAAGTTGATCGATCAGCGGGCGTTTTGATACAAAACCCGAATTATTAAAAGATTAATCAAAATAGTCAACGCACAGTTTTTTAGTCCACTGTGCGTTGACTACCATATTTAATACAACTTTTTACATCTCATTGTGGGTCTGCTCCATCGACCCTAATTCATTATTTTACTATGTGGAAATCTGCTATTCTTACTGCCGCTATTTTATACTTTTTTGCCGCCTGCACAGCATCTGTTGATCGTAAAGAGGAGAATAAAGTAGAGAATAAAATAGCCAATCAACATACCGACAGCCTACTTACCAGCGTTCAAAAGCAAACCTTTCAATATTTTTGGGAAGGCGCCGAGCCAAATTCCGGACTGGCACGCGAACGCATCCATATGGATGGCGAATACCCACAAAACGATCAAAATGTCGTCACGATAGGCGGCAGCGGCTTTGGTTTGCTAGCGATCCTTACAGGCATCCACAACGAATTTATTACGCAGGAAGAAGGCTTAGCACATATTCAGAAATCATTAAACTTCCTGACGAAGATTGACCGTTTTCAAGGCGCCTGGTCGCACTGGTATTACGGCGACAGTGGCAAGGCCAAGGCTTTCAGCACAAGTGATGATGGCGGAGATATCGTCGAGACGGCATTTATGGCGCAAGCGCTTATCTGCATACGGGAATTTTATAAAAATGGTTCTGCCGAAGAGCAAAAAGTAGCGGCCAAAGCCGACACCCTATGGAAAGGTATTAACTGGGATTTCTACCGCAATGGAAAGGATATGCTTTACTGGCATTGGAGCCCTACGCATGGCTGGGGAATGAACCACGCTATTCAAGGGTTTGACGAATGTATGATTGCCTATGTTTTGGCCGCATCCTCACCTACCCATGCA
Coding sequences within it:
- the ispE gene encoding 4-(cytidine 5'-diphospho)-2-C-methyl-D-erythritol kinase, whose product is MISYANAKINIGLNITAKRPDGYHELETIFYPFPLYDIIELTENTSTTSSLEITGMDLPVADDNLCLKAYRLLAARFSLPAVHIHLHKQIPFGAGLGGGSADAAFVLKMLNEQFSLGLTSEDLILEAAKLGADCPFFVDNVPAYASGTGTDLTPCTLDLSDKYLVLVKPALHIGTAEAYRQVAPRASAHDLRDLIRLPVQEWKFSIKNDFEDGLFEQYPLIRSIKLALYEQGALYASMSGSGSSVYGIFSEEIKLTDFDQFGSVYYPVNIG
- a CDS encoding helix-turn-helix and ligand-binding sensor domain-containing protein — protein: MIRLTLVFFILLCFGNTFAQGISTIGSPHVQNFTKAQYKAGNQNWSIAQGQDGILYAANNNGLVTFDGAYWELHPLANRNFVRSVAVAKNGDIYVGGKEEFGYFKKENGRLRYYRVSHLVEPEILENDEIWKILFTKDAVIFQSFSKFYRYKDNKVDVQYGAGEPFLFAHQVNEHIWMERIPSGLESWSTRGFSPIKSKLSNVLSILPFSEGQYLVGTAKDGLYLLSENGDVSPWKTDAPISKLLKEAQLNNGVRISNDLYAFGTIKNGIFIINKQGHVLQHVHKRNGLQNNTVLSMTLDKQGNLWAGLDNGIDRIEINAPFFYYKDIYGELGTVYAIKVFQDRIYLGTNQGLFSSAWRPGDALNTLKLAFIPGSQGQVWRLDVLNNQLICGHNDGTFLVENNSLRRISSYTGGWTNVQLPTANQLFLQGNYTGLALFEDQATWQLRKKFDEPKSAVISVAHKEGNQFWVVFNNALQLIAFHPDYLNFQTRKTFSFAKDFPQVQWITPFSLQGNNIFATDKGIFVYDDVLAKFQSYTELNNTLGSYANAKRILSVGSNSYIFANEGKFARVDFTQQEIKVDSSSLKSLQDMVMKNYEVVEPLGNKLLIGLDNGIAIYDKSYRSKQKVVAPIIKTIQDMATTIDTIQYLDWTQAFSNKQNNLRIAFSSPWYSNSPLHYQYILEGYQSEWSHASEIPYIDFTNLSTGSYTFKVRAITVDGDMSEVSAISFQIAPPWYLQWPALVAYLVLSAILFVVARRLVIEKIKRDKLAISSKLQQRQEEALRKETEQNEKKLMALKNTQLTQELEAKNRELANAATNIVYKNELLNNLNEELLNLKDRDGKKLSADQLQRVNKLIDNARSDERDWDLFEKSFNESHENFFKKLKTDYPELSPNDLKLCAYLRLNMSSKDMASLMNISTRGIEVRRYRLRKKFNLPTEKNLSEFLLEL
- a CDS encoding SusC/RagA family TonB-linked outer membrane protein; this encodes MRKLLLFLFLTATLSFGYAQVKTVTGIVKDSQSLVVLPGVTVSASSGQNTQTDAEGNFTIEAGASDKLTFRFIGYTAQTLAVGNQTTLDIFLVNEDRSLEEVVVIGYGTAQKRDLTGSIAQIKGSEIVDRPGTNPVANLQGKVAGLQVTNSGRPGQEPDVRIRGTNSINGYRPLYVVDGLLNDNINFLNPNDIESIEVLKDPSSLAIFGVRGANGVIAVTTKRAKNGQLNFEFSSRIGIKDVGHRMDLTNAAQFRELYNEQLVNQGNTPYDYTFWNADTDWQDQIFRNGIINYNNLSVTGATERNSFRMGIGYNYDEGVINHERHNQLTLNLSDELKITDRFRTGIVFNGYRSQLPQQRNVFGAILAAPIAPVFNQEYGLYHSMPDFQRGQVNNPLVPIEERKNTYIANNYRVVTNVYGEFDILKSLSFRVNLSADYGFNQIRSYDGLVSVYNPDIVGDDKRERVDNLLTAVNQEQNKHYKYQTDWLLNYKNNFGKHNLQATLGYTTYMQGVEVISGRRTQGSGLEIPNDPDYWYTGIGDVSTQTGTGTASEYRTLSYLARGIYNYDSKYLLNASFRRDGSSAFARGTSAWQNFYALGAAWVVTNEAFMADQNIFNNLKLKGSWGTLGNQNVGDNRYPMYPQLVENSSAVFGNLLFPAYGPSYIPDANLRWEVVKSWEAGFEAATFNNRLNIEAVYYRKNTDGVLVTVPGIAGSLPGLSNLGNIENKGLEASANWNQQISDDFNFRVGANITTVSNRVISLSTSGYDIINGPSRTTAGQPVGYFWGYVHDGIFQTEAEIAQAATNGLGGGAFRPGDIRFSDINGDGVINTDDRTMIGNPTPDFFYGLSLGAAYKRFDLNLEFQGVHGNDIMRTWNQNQFATYNFLADRLQRWNGPGTSNWEPIVHEGRANNRQYSTYFIEDGSFFRLRDITLAYSFPQSTISSLKLTNLRLFLNAQNAITWSKNSGFTPEIGGSATSFGVDSGTYPVPAIYTFGVNINF
- a CDS encoding RagB/SusD family nutrient uptake outer membrane protein, coding for MRKINNTYIKTLTAAVLVSLFASCSTDWLDIKPKGRFTEDDLPAGSLEGQVFAAYAGLRSEGTSGLPYIAAHNIRADDAMVGSSPGDFAAASPIYDDFNYPLTHWLTNNYWTDHYALINLTNNVLAAADSIETVTDITALNVGEAKFLRAWAYFNMVRTFGEVPLIDFRIEDQASANVPKSTIAQIYTLIDADLRDAIAVLPETWDNFPGRATKGSALAVQTKTFMARQRYADALNASMQIINSGVYDLSVPYNMIFREESENSKESVFEVQALSDGVQDFGITYANRQGVRGSGELDLGWGWNVPNDRLVNAFEEGDPRKDVTLLYSGQANAPYGEILPSNLPRAYWNKKVYTNPALRRQYGSRSGNWFNFRVIRYADIVLLAAEAANEVGGEANTVIALNYLEQVRSRARGNNASVLPRVTTTDQVQLRAAIRHERQVELGMENERFFDLVRWNIDVETMQAAGHTNYQLRNRYFPIPQPEVDRSAGVLIQNPNY
- a CDS encoding glucoamylase family protein; protein product: MWKSAILTAAILYFFAACTASVDRKEENKVENKIANQHTDSLLTSVQKQTFQYFWEGAEPNSGLARERIHMDGEYPQNDQNVVTIGGSGFGLLAILTGIHNEFITQEEGLAHIQKSLNFLTKIDRFQGAWSHWYYGDSGKAKAFSTSDDGGDIVETAFMAQALICIREFYKNGSAEEQKVAAKADTLWKGINWDFYRNGKDMLYWHWSPTHGWGMNHAIQGFDECMIAYVLAASSPTHAIPAETYHKGWARDGAIRSSVEKYGIPTIVKHNAEEGEIGPLFWSHYSFLGLNPEGLKDEYANYGDVVTNHTKINIAYANENPKKFKGYGADKGWGWTASYSTNGYNAHHPDNDPTGVISPTAALSSMPYTPNESLQFMHYLKDSIGDKVWGKYGFYDAYSETENWYPQRYLAIDQGPIVVMIQNYKDSFIWNLFMQAPDVQTGLKKLGFSSPQLNN